In a single window of the Dama dama isolate Ldn47 chromosome 33, ASM3311817v1, whole genome shotgun sequence genome:
- the RPRM gene encoding protein reprimo has protein sequence MNPALGNQTDVAGLFLANSSEALERAVRCCTQASVVTDDGFAEGGPDERSLYIMRVVQIAVMCVLSLTVVFGIFFLGCNLLIKSEGMINFLVKDRRPSKEVEAVVVGPY, from the coding sequence ATGAATCCGGCGCTGGGCAACCAGACCGACGTGGCCGGCCTGTTTCTGGCCAACAGCAGCGAGGCGCTGGAGCGCGCCGTGCGCTGCTGCACCCAGGCGTCCGTGGTGACCGACGACGGCTTCGCGGAGGGCGGCCCGGACGAGCGCAGCCTGTATATCATGCGCGTGGTTCAGATCGCCGTCATGTGCGTGCTCTCGCTCACCGTGGTCTTCGGCATCTTCTTCTTGGGCTGCAACCTTCTCATCAAGTCCGAGGGCATGATCAACTTCCTGGTGAAGGACCGGAGACCGTCTAAGGAGGTGGAGGCGGTGGTCGTGGGGCCCTACTGA